gccctTCGGTCTTACGAATTCCCCAGCTACATTCTGCACCCTAATGAATAAGGTACTTCAACCTTTTCTTGATCGTTTTGTGGTTGTTTGCCTTGATGATATTGTGGTGTATAATAAGTCTCTTGAGGAGCATGTGGGACACTTGAGGGAGGTGTTCCAAACTTTGAGGGAAAATGAGTTGTTCGTCAAAGAGGAGAAGTGCTCATTTGCCCAATAAGAAGTGTCATTCCTAGGCCACATTGTGGGAGGTGGCAAGATTCGAATGGATGAGAGCAAAATTTAGGCTATTGTTGAGTGAGAGCGTCTAACCAAGGTGACGGAGTTGAGATCTTTCCTTGGGTTAGCGAATTACTATCGACGCTTCATCAAAGGCTACTCTAGAATTACCACACCCTTGACGGACATGTTGAAAATGGGGAAGGTATGGGATTGAAATCCGCAATGTGAGAGGACCCTTTAATCAATTGAAGCATGCGATGACGAGGGAGCCCGTACTTGCTTTGCCAGATTATTCGAGGCTTTATGAGGTATGTACGGATGCATCAGATTATGCCATTGGGGGAGTACTGATGCAAGATGAACATCCAATTACTTTTGAGACTCGAAAGTTTAATGAGACAGAGCGGAGGTACACGGTCCAAGAAAAGGAGATGACCGTTGTGGTGTTCTGCTTATGCACATGGAGACATTATTTACTGGGTTCCAGGTTCGTGGTccttattattaatgttgttaacaatgattttctaaactaaaaaaagttGTCTCCCAATTAGGCTCGTTGGCAGGTTTTCTTAACTGAGTTTGATTTCACAATGGGGTATAAGCCGGTGAGTGCCAACATTGTGGCTGACGCACTTAGCCGAAAGATAGAGTTTGCGACAATTAGTCAACTTGATGGTTCCTTATTGAAACGCATTCGAGAGGGATTGTCCCATGATCCCACAgctaaaaatttgattgagcttACCAAGGAGGGAAAAACGAATAGATTTTGGCTTGATGGGGAGCTGCTATACACTTATGGGCACTGTCTCTATGTGTCCCATTATGGGAAATTACGTAAGGAAGTCATGAAGGAGTGTCATGACTCAAGATGGGTGGGTCATCCAAGGATGTACCATACTTTAGCCCTTTTGGAGGATTGTTACTACTGGCCTCTTATGGGTGATGATATAGAGACTTATGTGAAAACTTGTTTAATATGCCAACAAGACAAGGTCGAGTTAAAAACTCCAGCTGATTTGCTACAACTCTTGCACATTTCGAAAAGACCATGGGAGAGtgtatccatggattttattgttGGTTTGCCTAAGTTTGATGAGTTTGCGAGTATTCTTGTTGTGGTGGACAGGTTTTCGAAGTACGTAACGTTTATTCCGGCTACCAAGGAGTGCCCTGTTGAGGAGGCAGCTCGTTTATTTTTTAGACACTGGGTGAAATATTGGGAAGTGCCACTGTCTATTATCAGTGATCGAGATGGACGATTTACGGGCCGATTCTGGACGGAGTTGTTTAAGTCAGTGGGCTCAAACTTGAACATTTCTACGAGCATGCATCCGCAAACTGATGGGCAAACCGAACGAGTAGATGCATAGTTGGAAACATATATTCGACACTACGTGAGTGCCACACAAAGGGATTGGCCAAAGTTGTTGGATGTGACCTAATTTTCATACAACTTGCAGCGAAGTGGGGCCATGAATCAAAGTTCGTTCGAAATATTGACGGGCCAACGACCACTCACACATAACGCTGTTATGACCCGTTATACAGGTTCAAATATGGTAACTTATTAATTTGCGAAAGATTGGCAAGAGAAGAATGGATTGGCTAGAGCTTGTTTACACGAGGTAAGTAAGCGCAGCAAGAAGTGAGCCGATCAGAATCGAAGAGATGTGCAATTTCAGGTGGGTGACTCAGTCCTTGCGAAACTACACTTGATTTTACGATATACGGGTTTGCACAAGGGCTTGTGCGAAGGTATGATGGGTAGTTTAAAGTTGTGATGAGAGTAGGCAAGGTGGCCTACAAGCTTGAGTTGCCAGCAAAGCTCAAAGTCCACCCAGTGTTCCATGTAAGCATGCTTAAGCCATTTCATGGAGATCAAGAGGATCCTAATCGAGACAAATCCGAACGAGCACCAATGGGGGTAAAAATCTCTTACGAACGTGAAGTTGAAAACATTGAGGTAGATCGTTTGATTAGACAAAAGTACCATCGACCGCGACATGAATACTTAGTTCGATGGAAGGGAATTCCCGACAGCGAAGCAAGTTGGGAATCTACTGAGGCATTGTGGCAGTTCCAAGGAAAAATTGACCAGTTCCATGAGGAAGACGCGACGAGGGCGTAGCTAGAAAAAGTGGGGGAGAATCGTATGATCCATCGCATTCGAgagaggtcatttggcccaatcGGACTGGTCCATTGCTTGGAGAGTTTAAAAGCCCATCTCCAGAGCTTGGTAAATATGGAAGGTGATCTTCAGAGATATGTGATCCTAGACATTAAATGTAATCTTTAGAAGATAcgattatgtaatcttagagatttgataTCTAGATAGCTTTTAATCGTAGCCATTGATGTACTTTGATTTATACCGTTGATtttggggaggctcagctataaatagaggcctctccgcTCATTGTAAGACATTCAGTTATTAATAGGATTTTGAGAGcattcactcaaacttttctttcAAGTGTTCTTGTTTTTATGTGacttttgttcatctttcaagtTCGTTCTTACTTCGTTCTTCTATTGTTCTTCGTTGCTGCCTTAGAGGAATTCTGTTGAATCCTCAATTGTTGCGAGTTAGGCTAACTTAGGCGTTTTTGAGTAAAGAAACTGCTTAAGACCGCACGGGTCGCATGGAAAAGATCTAAGTCCGTGACACCTACACTGCAGATAGATAATCCACCCTGCCTCAAAATGGTACAACCTACATTGAAAAGGGTGCTTCTCATCCATGGAAACCAATAAATTAACAGCTAAATTGAATACTGAAATGCTGCTCTTACAAGATTGAAAGCAATTGCATCAGTGAATACCCTATAGAGTCTCTCCCAAACTACCTCTTGGGAACCACGTGTAGCAGGTATTTTTGATAGTCCAAACAAAAACAACCCACTCTGACCTTCGTTTACTTCTTTAAAAGATATATTGCAGTTTGAAACTAGAAAAAGTTGTAAATGCATTGTGATTGTGATTTGGGTTGCGAAAATACTAATAGTAATACCATAGGCTTGTGATTCACGTGAAAAAGTAGGAGCattaaacttaattcatttcACCTGCCACAATTTCTATTCACTGGGAAAATACAAATTTGGTTGCTTTTGTTAGTCATACAATATACTTGCTATGCAAGAAATGGAGAATGTCGGttgattaatcaaaatatattttttgtaatagGAAGGAGGCTCTCTGGAAAAGTTGAGGAAGTTACCGAAACATCGAAATACACAAGCCAAACATCATGACGAGTCCATTTAATCCCCCTTTGCTCACTATCTTTGGTGTAAAGTTCCATTACCACTCCCCACTCCTATTTGCCCAAACCATCACATGAACGCAAATCAAGAACACAATAAATTGGTTGTtgaaaatttgtataatttatttagtttttcttaaCCCAGAAAGTTTCATTTGGTTTGCCTACTTCCTACTTACTAGCTATTTAGTCAAGAAACTAGAAACTACCTTTTCTTATAACTTAGGTTCGGTTTTTGCAGTAAATATGTACTGAATGCaacaaatcaatataaaaatgaatCGTTAAAAGCAATAGAAAATTCCAATTTTCTGATGACATTTCAAGTGGCTAATATTATACGTTTATATAGGTCATTGATTACATAATCAGTTTTTAGTTCCACTGGAGGTgcaaaaacaaaaggcaataacTATTATGAACTCCAAATGGGGTTCTCCTTTTATGTCTATTATCTAAATCAGTTAGCAGAGAGTCATTGAACTTCTCACATAATTCAAAAGCTTATTACTgcaaaagtttaatttattagCTTTCAATCTGCTTTTTTTTTAAGggttatttcatttttttactatgaaaagaaattttaaacctcaatataataatatttagtaAGTTTAGACTTTAATAAtgcattaatttttctatatagGCATCCAACACATTATGATTATATTACAACACTTTATAAAGCAAAATTCTGGGATATGCAAATTAAAGGCTGCTAACATAAGATGCTAAAGTGTTGTAGCAGTGTTCCAATGGATGAAGGCATAAAGTGTCACTATCTTTTTCAATAGCGCGCAGTGTTTTATATAGTCGAAAACTGTTTAAGATGGGGCAATTGCGTAAGAAGATGGCGACGTTGTTTTAAGTTCATTTTCACGCCACTTGTTCGGTTGGACGATGCCTCGTTTTACCGGTCCACCTCGGACTCTTAATAATATCCGCTCCAATTGTAGACGCCGAACCATATCACTAATTGATCAAATTCCAACATTTTATCCACAAAAGAAATTGGTTAAATTCTGcttttaatccttatactttgtgaaagttttagaTTGTTCATTGCAAATTGtagtttaatttggttaattttagtccttatattttttgaattagcCAATTTTAGTCCCGACTCAAATAATAACAGTTAAATTCAATCCCATATTTACAGAAATTCAATTTTAGTCCTATTTGTATGgttatagatttagtccatattcttCAATTGGTCATTCTAAAtcctatatttttcaaatttgaaattttaatctttatacaaATGACTGTAGCTAATCTATTAATAGGATTTTAGTGAATAATATGCATAAATAACAAACCGATATAGTTATACACATCGATAATATGTTTTTAGcatcatattttgaaaataacagaacttaataaatttaaaattattgtttggaaagaactgaaaatttaaaatttgaaaagtacaaggactaaaaataactaaattaaagtataaggattaaaccCATAACTTTAGTAAACTATAGGGACCAATAGCAGCATTTAACCAAATCTAGAACTAGTTTAGTGAGAGTTTTCGGACATTATTCGCGTATAGACCAAATTACCCTCTACAAGTCCCAAATTTCTACGTTTCCTCAAAGTTCTTTTTAACAACATTACTCCTGTGATCTTTCTCCCAATCTCCTTCAGCTTGACCCTcctttttgtgtgtgtgtgtgtgtgtgtgtgtgtttcttCTGCTGTTTTATTTATAGTCGTTGGCGGCTAAAAAATGTTGCAAAGGGCTTTGATATTCTCTTCTTCAAATCCAATCTGTTCTCAATTGCCAACGACAGCTCCGCCTGACAACACCGTGTTCCCCAAACGAAACGGCGGCTGGATCATCCCTTTCTCATCCTACCAGCTACCGGCATTTCGTTTGCGAAATTACAGGCGAACCCTTCTTCCTCCACTCTGCTCAGgcaatgttttgtttttttactcTCCCCAGTACTATATTGTTGAAAGGTTATTAACGTAAAAAGGGCATAGGATCAAGATCTTTTAGTTAGGGGCAGCTTGGTCTTATTCTTATAAGTAGATTATTAGTGGTTACTTTGTTtttaaggtaatttttttagttattttatttaataactttgGGCTCTTTCTTTGGCTGGTAAGTGAGTGTCTAGTTCAACTGGCAGCCTTTCCCTTTCATGCATACCGTCTTGTTTTTCCCTATCTGATTGGGTGTCTTCTGTTTTGACTAAGAGCAGCGAGTGACTCAGCAGCAAATCGACCAAATATGGCGTCTCAAGATGAACAAGACCCTCGGATTTCCAACATTTCTTCTGCGATTCGTGTCATCCCTGACTTCCCAAAACCTGGTAAAAAGGAAAACTACCCTTTATTCTTCTTTGCATTTTGCTGCTTTTTTTCCCTTGCTacagatttttatttatttatttttattgattctttcgAGTGTCATTTCCTTTTGGTTAGGGATAATCTTTCAAGACATAACAACTTTGCTTCTTGATACCAAAGCATTTCGTGATACTATTGATTTGTTTGTTGAGAGGTACAGAGGGAAAGATATATCTGTCGTTGCAGGTAAATCCTCTGCCT
This sequence is a window from Gossypium raimondii isolate GPD5lz chromosome 5, ASM2569854v1, whole genome shotgun sequence. Protein-coding genes within it:
- the LOC105769504 gene encoding adenine phosphoribosyltransferase 1, chloroplastic isoform X2, with translation MLQRALIFSSSNPICSQLPTTAPPDNTVFPKRNGGWIIPFSSYQLPAFRLRNYRRTLLPPLCSASDSAANRPNMASQDEQDPRISNISSAIRVIPDFPKPGIIFQDITTLLLDTKAFRDTIDLFVERYRGKDISVVAGIEARGFIFGPPIALAIGAKFVPMRKPNKLPAIAKFSNTFKNCSKEYDLSVNC
- the LOC105769504 gene encoding adenine phosphoribosyltransferase 1 isoform X1, with protein sequence MLQRALIFSSSNPICSQLPTTAPPDNTVFPKRNGGWIIPFSSYQLPAFRLRNYRRTLLPPLCSASDSAANRPNMASQDEQDPRISNISSAIRVIPDFPKPGIIFQDITTLLLDTKAFRDTIDLFVERYRGKDISVVAGIEARGFIFGPPIALAIGAKFVPMRKPNKLPGEVLSEEYSLEYGKDTMEMHVDAVKAGERALIIDDLVATGGTLSAAIRLLERVGVHVVECACVIELPELKGRERLGEKPLFVLVSST